Proteins from a single region of Haloplanus sp. GDY1:
- a CDS encoding rubrerythrin-like domain-containing protein has translation MSERSPFECESCNERVSPTAYRATCPDCGGPLRRQRVH, from the coding sequence ATGTCGGAACGGTCGCCGTTCGAATGTGAGTCGTGTAACGAGCGTGTGAGTCCGACCGCCTATCGGGCCACCTGTCCGGACTGTGGCGGCCCGCTCCGGCGCCAGCGGGTACACTGA
- a CDS encoding transcription initiation factor IIB codes for MSETKTYSTTEAAERERERTDERTAPSCPECSGNLVTDEEHGETVCADCGLVVEEDEIDHGPEWRAFDSSERDSKSRVGAPTTQMMHDKGLSTNIGWQDKDAYGKTLSSRQREKMQRLRTWNERFRTRDSKERNLKQALGEIDRMASALGLPENVRETASVIYRRALSDDLLPGRSIEGVATSALYAAARQAGTPRSLDEIATVSRVDKMELTRTYRYIVRELKLEVKPADPEQYVPRFASELDLSEEASRQARELLRSSRERGVHSGKSPVGLAAAAVYAAALLTNETVTQSEVSEVANISEVTIRNRYKELLEAKGAADA; via the coding sequence ATGAGCGAAACCAAGACCTACAGTACCACGGAAGCGGCCGAGCGAGAACGGGAACGAACGGACGAGCGGACGGCGCCGAGCTGTCCGGAGTGTAGCGGCAACCTCGTGACCGACGAGGAACACGGGGAGACGGTGTGTGCGGACTGCGGGCTCGTGGTCGAGGAGGACGAGATCGACCACGGCCCCGAGTGGCGCGCCTTCGACTCCAGCGAGCGCGACTCCAAGTCGCGGGTGGGTGCGCCGACGACCCAGATGATGCACGACAAGGGGTTGTCGACGAACATCGGTTGGCAGGACAAGGACGCCTACGGGAAGACCCTCTCCTCGCGCCAGCGCGAGAAGATGCAACGCCTGCGCACCTGGAACGAGCGGTTCCGCACCCGCGACTCCAAGGAGCGCAACCTCAAGCAGGCCCTCGGCGAGATCGACCGCATGGCCTCGGCGCTGGGCCTCCCCGAGAACGTCCGCGAGACCGCCTCGGTCATCTACCGGCGCGCCCTCTCGGACGACCTGCTGCCCGGCCGCTCCATCGAGGGCGTCGCCACCAGCGCCCTCTACGCCGCCGCCCGACAGGCCGGCACCCCCCGCTCCCTCGACGAAATCGCCACCGTCTCCCGCGTCGACAAGATGGAACTGACCCGGACGTACCGGTACATCGTCCGCGAACTCAAACTCGAGGTGAAGCCCGCCGACCCCGAGCAGTACGTCCCCCGATTCGCCTCCGAACTCGACCTCTCGGAGGAGGCGAGCCGGCAGGCCCGGGAACTGCTTCGCTCCTCGCGCGAGCGCGGCGTCCACAGCGGCAAGAGCCCGGTCGGCCTCGCGGCCGCCGCCGTCTACGCCGCCGCACTCCTCACCAACGAGACGGTGACCCAGAGCGAGGTCAGCGAGGTGGCCAACATCAGCGAGGTCACCATCCGCAACCGGTACAAGGAACTGCTCGAAGCGAAGGGCGCGGCGGACGCGTAA